The genomic interval ATTGGGCCAGCGCTTCACCAGGGTGGCGAAGTCGTGAGGTGAATGGTGTTCGATGCGGCCTTTGCCGAGGTCGGTTCCGGCCGCATCAATGGCGTGCCAGACGCTGTATTTTTTGTGGTAGTCAATGCCGATGAAGGTGGCTACTTCAGTGCTGATGGAGGGTGGCGATGTTTGGATTGGAGTGCTCATGACACCGCCACTATAACAAACGCCATTTTACCCAGGAAATACCGCTGGAACCCTTGATTTATCAGGCTTCATGTCGCCTGACCCCGTTTTCCCCGGAGACAACAGCACAACGGCCACAGCAGAAGAATGTACGTACGCGCCAACCAATAGCCTTGACCATGCCAAGCTATTCGAAAAGTTGAAGTGCAGCGAGCTTCTCGGCTATGAAAACCCCGTGTGTTCAAGGATCCTGCCCGATCTTCATCCCCCGTGCCGGAGCCACGTGAAGAGGGATGAAGAAGGGGCAAAATCGCATGGATTGGAAAGGGCCAAGTTCGCCTACGTCTGACTCAACATCCCAACGCCTTGCCCGCCCCGGAGCGATGTCCTGGTCAACCGGCCTTTCCCCTGCGGCATGTGGATGCGGTGAGGAGAATGGGCCACGACTTCAGTGAGGGATGCGACTGGCTGCAAGATGTCCTGTCTCCATGAACCGCACCCGCCCCTTGGAAAAATGTGATCAGTCTAGTCAACTACAGCCCCAGTATCTTCTCTGCCCAGGTGAGGATGCGGCCAACGGTTTCGGCGTCTTCGAGGGCTTTGGCTTCTTCGAGGGCTTGGCGGGCTTGGATGAGCTGGCGGAGGAGGGGGAGGGAGAGGACGGACTGGGCGGCGGTTTCGACGGCCTGGTAGCGCTGCTTCAGCGTTTCCACATCGGTCTCGCCGGGGTCGTAGGTTGAGAAATCCAGGGAGGCAGGAGATTCGGGGGCATCCACCTGGCTTTCGACCACGAGGCGATCCAGGGCGGCATCGGCGGCGGCGAGATCGCCTTCTTTGACGAGGGCTTCCACCTCGCTGCCGCGCTGGACCATGCTGGTGGTGGCGGGGACGCCGAGGGACTGGACGGCGAGCCGGAGGCGGGCGGCTTTTTCGCGCACACGGGTTTCCAGATCGGCACGCTTCACCTGCCGGGGCTGGGCCAGGGCGACGGCTTTTTTTTGCTGTTCCAGAGTCAGGACATCCCGCAGGCCGAGGAGGGTGCGGAGTTGCAGCTGTTTCACAGCGGCTTCGGCCTCCATGAGACGGGCCAGGGCAGCGCTCGCCACCTCGGGGGTGGAATCTGGCTGGCGGAGGATCTGGTTGAAGGCTTTTTGCTGTTCTTTCACCTGCATCTCCAAGGGTTCCGACTCGGCGCGGGCGGCGGTGACGATGCCGGTCATGCGGCTTTCCTGTTCTTCCGTCAGGTCCAGCTCCGGCTTGATGACGGTGATGATGTCTGCCGACAGCAGCCCGCTTTGCAACAAGGCCTCCGGCCCGGCGGCGAGGCAGCCGGTGGTGATCAGCAAGGATAACAAAAAGTGTTTCATGGCATTTGAAGAGTCAGGTAGGCGGGCAGGAGAAAATCACTCGGGGCGCTGGCCGGGGCGGCGTTCAGGCTGGCGAAGAGGGAGTGCGCGGGGGCGTCCAGCAAGGGTGGCAGTGCCTCCGAAAGCCGGGGAGGCGGGACGTCCGGAGGCTGGGGGATGAAGATGCCCAGTGCCAGCGCCGCCGCTGCGGTGACAGGCAGCCACAGCCGCCATGACGGGCCATTGCGCACGGATGCCGGGGAGGTCAAAAGACGCGGATCCCAGGCAGGAGCTTCTGCGCGCTCACATCGGCGCTGCGCCTGGAAGCGTTGTTGCAGATCGGGATCGTTAACGTTGTCAGGATTCATGAGTTTCAGATGATGGTTGCAGCAGGCTGCGCAGGCGGGCTTTGCCACGTTCGTAATGCTGGCGCACGGAGCCCAGGCTGACTTTCATCACCCCCGCCGCCTCGCTCAGGGAAAGGTCCTGATAAAAGACCAGATGCAGCACCTCCGCCTGCCGGGCGGGAAGCTGGGCCAGGGCGGTGCGCAATTGCAAAGTTTGTTCGTCCAGCTCCGCCTGGCGGGAGGGTGACGGGCGTGGATCGGCGGAGTCTCCGCTGAGCTGCAGCCAGAGCCTGCCCAAAAGCGATTCGCGATAGCGCAGGCGGCGGAACTCCTCGTGCGCGGTGAAGCGGATGACGCCGAACCACCAGGTCTTGAAGCTGGAGGCACCGGTGTTTTGCAGCCGCCCCTGCGCCATTTTCAGATAGGCGTTTTGCAGAACCTCCTCCGCCCGGCAGACATCCCCGCCGCAGCAGTGCAGCGCCCAGCCAAAGGCGTCGGCATGCAGGGCTTCGAGGTTGTCGGCGAGTTCGCGCTCCATTCATTTGTCCGCTGAGTGTCCCAGGCTGCCGGTTTGTATGACAGCCACCCGTCTATGCACCTGGAATATGGATCCAGAAAACCGCGCCGCCACCCTCGCGGTTCTGCCCGCCCGCATTGCCGCCATGCGCCATGGCGATGGAGCGCACCAGGCTGAGCCCCAGGCCCATGCCGGATGTCTTGGGCCGCGCGGCGGAGCCACGGGTGTAGCGGTCCCAGATGATGTCTATTTCCTCCGGCAGGATGCCCGGCCCGGTATCCTCCACATAAATGATGGCCCCTGTGCCCTCCCCCTGCCAGCGCACGGTGATGCGCCCTCCTGCACGGGTGTAGGCAAGGGCATTGTCCAGGAGATTGGAAACCGCCTGGGTGAGGAGCTCGCGGTCCATGTTCAGTGTGAGGCTTAATCCGGGGACGAGTTTCAGGCTCAGCTTGCGGTCCTCCGCAGCGGGAATGAAGAGCTCGACGAGATTGGTGAGCATCTGGTCCAGGGAGGTAACCTGCCGGTGCAGCCTCAGCGCAGCATGGTCACCCGCGCGGATGGTCAGCAGCGTTTGTACGAGCTGTGTCGCCCGGTCAATTTCCTCCAGGCCACGGGCGGCGGATTCACGGGCGGTGTCATTGTCCGTTTCATCGTGCAGATGCTCCAGATTTCCGCGAATGCGTGCCAGCGGGGTGCGCAACTCATGAGCGAGGAAGTCATTGGTGGACTGCAGCTCACGCGTCAGCGTCTGAATCTGATCCAGCCCGGCATTGACCACGGAAGCCAGGGCCTTTAGCTCCGGGATGGCCTTGGGCGCGCGCAGGCGCATGCGGCTGCCAGGTACCCGCATGCGCTCCGCACTCAGGGTGAAGGAAAGGATGGGGCGCAAAACGTCATTCAGAAACCACATCACCGGCAGAAAGGCAATCAGGGCGGCGGTCAGCCCGGCAAACCAGATGTGCTGCTCAATGTTGGAAAGGTAGCGCCGCGACTGCGCATCCGTGCGGCCAAGCCACAGGATGTTCCCATCCCACAGGCGGATGGCTCCCGTTTGCAGCCGGTAGGGCATCTCTTCCACGGTCAGCTCCATCAAGTCCATGTCCCCTTTTCCCAGCAGGGTTCTGCGGGGCTGCTGCGGCCAGGGATAGGCCTTCATCGCGCCGGGGATGTCCTCATGCAGCACCTGCCCTGCTCCCGTAGTCACCCGCAGGCCGTTGCGGTCCAGCGGCTGGCTGATCTGAAACACTTTTTTTAATCCCCCCAGGCCGCCTTCATCATACCAGGCGGCATGTTGCAGCAGGTCATCGGCGATCCGGCTGCGGTTCACCGTCCGCACTTCCTGAATGACCGCGATGCGCACAAAAATGAGGATCATCAGGATGATGACGATGACGACCAGCAGCATGAGAAAACCCAGCCGCCAGGGAGAGGGCACCTTGTCAGGCCAGAGTTTTAAAAACATATCCTTTTCCCCGGATGGTCTCGATCTGAACGTTGCAATCTGGCATCTCCAGCTTGCGGCGGAGGCGGCAGACCATGGCATCCACCACATTGGTGCCGGGATCAAAGTGAATGTCCCAGACCTGCTCCAGCAAAAATTTCTTCGGCAGGACCCGGCCCTCGTGGCTCATCAGCACCTCCAGCAGGGTCCACTCACGCGGCTGCAGTTCCACGCTTTCCCCGCCACAGCTGACCCGCCGTTTCATCAGGTCCAGCCGGCATTTTCCGAGTGTGCGGTGGGTGGGCACGTGGTTGGTGGCCCGGCGGTGCAGGGCCTCCAGCCGGGCCAGCAGCTCCTCAAAAGCAAACGGCTTGGTCAGATAATCATCCCCCCCGGCGGAAAAGCCGCGCACCCGGTCAGAGACTTCCG from Prosthecobacter sp. SYSU 5D2 carries:
- a CDS encoding Spy/CpxP family protein refolding chaperone translates to MKHFLLSLLITTGCLAAGPEALLQSGLLSADIITVIKPELDLTEEQESRMTGIVTAARAESEPLEMQVKEQQKAFNQILRQPDSTPEVASAALARLMEAEAAVKQLQLRTLLGLRDVLTLEQQKKAVALAQPRQVKRADLETRVREKAARLRLAVQSLGVPATTSMVQRGSEVEALVKEGDLAAADAALDRLVVESQVDAPESPASLDFSTYDPGETDVETLKQRYQAVETAAQSVLSLPLLRQLIQARQALEEAKALEDAETVGRILTWAEKILGL
- a CDS encoding RNA polymerase sigma factor → MERELADNLEALHADAFGWALHCCGGDVCRAEEVLQNAYLKMAQGRLQNTGASSFKTWWFGVIRFTAHEEFRRLRYRESLLGRLWLQLSGDSADPRPSPSRQAELDEQTLQLRTALAQLPARQAEVLHLVFYQDLSLSEAAGVMKVSLGSVRQHYERGKARLRSLLQPSSETHES
- a CDS encoding HAMP domain-containing sensor histidine kinase, which produces MFLKLWPDKVPSPWRLGFLMLLVVIVIILMILIFVRIAVIQEVRTVNRSRIADDLLQHAAWYDEGGLGGLKKVFQISQPLDRNGLRVTTGAGQVLHEDIPGAMKAYPWPQQPRRTLLGKGDMDLMELTVEEMPYRLQTGAIRLWDGNILWLGRTDAQSRRYLSNIEQHIWFAGLTAALIAFLPVMWFLNDVLRPILSFTLSAERMRVPGSRMRLRAPKAIPELKALASVVNAGLDQIQTLTRELQSTNDFLAHELRTPLARIRGNLEHLHDETDNDTARESAARGLEEIDRATQLVQTLLTIRAGDHAALRLHRQVTSLDQMLTNLVELFIPAAEDRKLSLKLVPGLSLTLNMDRELLTQAVSNLLDNALAYTRAGGRITVRWQGEGTGAIIYVEDTGPGILPEEIDIIWDRYTRGSAARPKTSGMGLGLSLVRSIAMAHGGNAGGQNREGGGAVFWIHIPGA
- a CDS encoding response regulator transcription factor — encoded protein: MNLLLVEDDPELGRQVMAWMQDVGHGLEWVKTAATALEAIRKGECDVVILDVGLPDMNGFSLVEKLRREGVRMPVLFLTARAEVSDRVRGFSAGGDDYLTKPFAFEELLARLEALHRRATNHVPTHRTLGKCRLDLMKRRVSCGGESVELQPREWTLLEVLMSHEGRVLPKKFLLEQVWDIHFDPGTNVVDAMVCRLRRKLEMPDCNVQIETIRGKGYVFKTLA